From the genome of Perca flavescens isolate YP-PL-M2 chromosome 1, PFLA_1.0, whole genome shotgun sequence, one region includes:
- the LOC114553503 gene encoding regulator of G-protein signaling 9-binding protein, translating to MGKDECKTMLDALNKVTACYRHLVIALGSTSDSQNLREELKRTRKKAQELAVANRTKLTSLLKDKSISKEDRAEYERLWVLFSSSMELLEVDMKRSLEIGQDFPLKVPTRHLIQTGMTGSTTTVAARAMSVQNMKYEADSNIDTADLRDLQCEISQVSQMMEEMEMKVQVAPWAVEAKQEAGAELKSNMSVGNSSVGVISICEEEPKEEEGGGSRDTGFASICAVVIFLVIVTVAVVLGYLVINMS from the coding sequence ATGGGGAAAGATGAGTGCAAAACAATGCTGGACGCTTTGAACAAAGTGACCGCTTGCTACAGGCATTTGGTCATCGCCCTGGGAAGCACCTCGGACTCGCAGAACCTGCGGGAGGAGCTGAAGAGGACCCGCAAAAAGGCCCAGGAGCTGGCCGTCGCCAACAGGACTAAACTGACCTCTCTGCTCAAAGACAAGAGCATCAGCAAAGAGGACCGGGCCGAGTACGAGCGCCTATGGGTGCTGTTCTCGAGCAGCATGGAGCTCTTGGAGGTCGACATGAAACGGTCCCTGGAGATAGGGCAGGATTTCCCCCTCAAGGTGCCGACGAGACACCTGATCCAGACGGGGATGACCGGCAGCACCACCACGGTGGCGGCCCGGGCCATGAGCGTGCAGAACATGAAGTACGAGGCGGACAGCAACATCGACACGGCGGACCTCCGGGACCTGCAGTGCGAGATCTCCCAGGTGAGCCAGATGATGGAGGAGATGGAGATGAAGGTGCAGGTGGCGCCGTGGGCCGTCGAGGCGAAGCAGGAAGCAGGCGCGGAGCTCAAGTCCAACATGAGTGTGGGGAATTCCTCCGTGGGTGTGATCTCCATCTGCGAAGAGGAGCCcaaagaagaggaaggaggcGGCAGCAGGGACACTGGCTTCGCGTCGATCTGCGCTGTGGTTATATTCTTAGTAATCGTTACGGTGGCTGTGGTTCTAGGATATTTGGTCATCAACATGTCCTGA